CACCCGGTGGACGCCCTGCCGCCCACGGCGTTCGACCACGAGGCCATCTGCGACCGCGCGCGCCACCGCCTGGCGTCGAAGCTGTCCTACACCAACCTCGGCTTCGCCCTGGCCCCACCGGAGTTCACCATCTCCGCGCTGCGCGCCCTGTACTCGGCGGCCCTGGGGTACAAGGTGTCGGCGACGAACCTGCAACGCGTGCTGTCCCGCCGCGGGCTGCTCGAACCCACCGGCGCCACCGTCCCGCCCGGCCCGGCCGGCGGCCGTCCCGCCGCGCTGTTCCGGTTCGTGTCGGGCCGGCTGCGGGTCACCGACCCGTTCGCCGTGCTGCGACCACCGTCCACCCGTAGCTTGGGTCCGTGACCACGACGCTCCCCCTGTTCCCGCTGGGCACCGTGCTGCTGCCCGGGGCGTCCCTGCCGCTGCACGTGTTCGAGCCGAGGTACCGCCAGCTCACCGTCGACCTGGTGACCGGCGCGGTGCCGGACCGCACGTTCGGCGTGGTGTCGATCCGGCAGGGCTGGGAGGTGGGCGAGGAGAACGTGGAGGGCCTGCACGACGTCGGCTGCACCGCGGTGCTCCAGGAGGCCAGGCGCCTGCCCGACGGCCGCTTCGACCTGACCACCCGCGGCGGCAGGCGGTTCCGACTGCTCGAAGTGGACGAAGGCAGCGCCCCGTACCTGGTCGGCTCGGTCGAGTGGCTGCCGGACTCGCCGCACCCGCCGGAGGTCGAGGACCTGCTGCCCCTGCTGGCGGAGCGGGCGAGGGCCGCCCACGGCCGGTACCGGGAGGCCGCCGGCGCCCCCCACCGCCCCCCGTCCGACGACACCGCGGCCGAGGACCTGGCCTACGCCCTGGCCGGCGACTGCCTGCTCACGCTGGAGGACCGGCAGGCCCTGCTGGAGGAGACGTCCGCGGCCCGCAGGCTGCGCCTGGTGCGCCGGACCCTGCACCGCGAGGCGGGCATCCTCACCGCGCTGCGCGCCGTGCCCGCCCCGCTGGCCGAACTGGGCCACCTCCCGCACCGCAACTGAACCGGTAAGCTCCCCGCCGGAGGTGCGCGGATGAACGCCCTGCGGGCACTGCTCGACACCGGCGTCCCACTGGTCGCGGTGAGCTTCGACGACCAGGACGCCGAACGAGCCGCGAGCGCCGCCGTCGAGGCCCGGGTGGACGTGGCCGAGCTCCGCGTCGACCGCTTCCGGGACACCGCCACCGACCACGTCCTGCGCCAGGTCGAGGCGTTCCGGGACCTGCCGACCCTGGTGACCGTCCGCTCCGCCGCCGAGGGCGGCGACTGGCGCGGCACCGAGGACGAGCGCCTGGCCCTGTTCCGCGCCGTCGCACCCCGCGTGGACGCGGTGGACGTCGAGCTGTCGTCCCGGGACATCCTCGACGAGGTCGTCATCGCCGCCCACGAGCACGACGCCCTGGTCGTCGTCTCGTACCACAACTTCGACCACACCCCGCCCCTGGACGAGCTGCGCACCACCGCCAAGGCCGCCCGGGCCGCCGGCGCGGACATCGTCAAGATCTCCACCATGGCGCGCTCGAAGGCCGACCTGAAGGTGCTGACCACCCTGCTCGTGGACGCCGACGTGCCGGAGATGATCGTCATCGGCATGGGCGCCACCGGCACCGCGTCCAGGATCTTCTTCCCGGCCCTGGGCTCCCGCCTGACCTACACGTTCATGGACGCCCAGGCCACGTCCGGCCAGCTCGACTTCGCCGAGACGTTCGCCCTGATGCGCCGGTTCCACCCGGACTTCGCCGAGCGCAAGAACTAGCGACCACCCCGGCCGCCATCCCCAGCGCCCCAGAGCAGCCCTCGGCGACCCCAGCACCTCCCCCATGCCCGCACGTCGCCCTCTCTCGTCCAATTGTCCTATAGCCGGATTGTTCAACAATCCTCTAGCGTGTGCTCCAGGACACAACCGACGGCTGCGAGGTGACCCACCATGAGCACCACAGACACACGCACACCCTTCGCGTGGTTCCACACACTGGGCCGCAACGGCAAGCGCGCGTTCGCGGGCGCGTTCGGCGGCTACGGCCTGGACGCCTACGACTTCCAGGTCCTCCCCCTGGGCCTGTTCGCCATCAGCGCCTACTTCGGCATCAGCCAGGGCCAGGCCGGCCTGCTC
This portion of the Saccharothrix syringae genome encodes:
- a CDS encoding LON peptidase substrate-binding domain-containing protein, which encodes MTTTLPLFPLGTVLLPGASLPLHVFEPRYRQLTVDLVTGAVPDRTFGVVSIRQGWEVGEENVEGLHDVGCTAVLQEARRLPDGRFDLTTRGGRRFRLLEVDEGSAPYLVGSVEWLPDSPHPPEVEDLLPLLAERARAAHGRYREAAGAPHRPPSDDTAAEDLAYALAGDCLLTLEDRQALLEETSAARRLRLVRRTLHREAGILTALRAVPAPLAELGHLPHRN
- the aroD gene encoding type I 3-dehydroquinate dehydratase, whose amino-acid sequence is MNALRALLDTGVPLVAVSFDDQDAERAASAAVEARVDVAELRVDRFRDTATDHVLRQVEAFRDLPTLVTVRSAAEGGDWRGTEDERLALFRAVAPRVDAVDVELSSRDILDEVVIAAHEHDALVVVSYHNFDHTPPLDELRTTAKAARAAGADIVKISTMARSKADLKVLTTLLVDADVPEMIVIGMGATGTASRIFFPALGSRLTYTFMDAQATSGQLDFAETFALMRRFHPDFAERKN
- a CDS encoding NUDIX hydrolase gives rise to the protein MGLAGHEVLAAVLQVRDGSLQVMLWQRAREPHAHRWSLPGGGLGDDEDVEESIRRQLAEKVDVRQLSHVEQLAVFSHPGRVPGRPRVVATAFLGLVPSHIDPVVPSDTAWHPVDALPPTAFDHEAICDRARHRLASKLSYTNLGFALAPPEFTISALRALYSAALGYKVSATNLQRVLSRRGLLEPTGATVPPGPAGGRPAALFRFVSGRLRVTDPFAVLRPPSTRSLGP